A genome region from Brassica oleracea var. oleracea cultivar TO1000 chromosome C2, BOL, whole genome shotgun sequence includes the following:
- the LOC106323537 gene encoding T-complex protein 1 subunit theta-like, whose amino-acid sequence MQLYSIQSMLKEGYRHLSGLEKAVIKNIKACKELSTITRTSLCPNGLNKMVINHSDKLFVTNDAATIVNELEIQHPAAKILVLAAKAQQEEIGDGANLTISFAGELLQNADCRGACQDGVVEVLEELVESGSERMDVRSKGEVVSRMRAAVASKQFGQEEIICSLVADACIQVCPKNPTNFNVDNVRVAKFLAGGLHNSCIVRGMVLESDAVGSIKRMVKAKVAVFAGGVDTTATETKGTVLIHSAEQISSPGLKIQTVTLNVD is encoded by the exons ATGCAGCTGTACAGTATCCAATCGATGCTCAAGGAAGGCTACAGACACCTCTCTGGCCTAGAGAAAGCCGTCATCAAAAACATCAAAGCTTGCAAGGAGCTCTCCACCATCACCCGCACTTCTCTCTGCCCCAATG GATTGAACAAAATGGTTATAAACCATTCAGATAAGCTCTTTGTAACCAACGACGCTGCGACCATTGTGAATGAGCTCGAGATTCAGCACCCTGCTGCGAAGATTCTTGTTTTAGCTGCCAAGGCGCAGCAGGAAGAGATCGGAGATGGAGCTAACCTCACCATCTCTTTTGCGGGAGAGCTTTTACAGAATGCGGACTGCAGAGGAGCTTGTCAGGATGGG GTTGTTGAGGTTCTTGAAGAATTGGTTGAGAGTGGTTCTGAGAGGATGGATGTGCGTAGCAAAGGTGAAGTTGTTTCTAGAATGAGAGCTGCTGTTGCTAGCAAGCAGTTTGGTCAAGAGGAGATTATTTGTTCCTTAGTAGCTGAT GCATGTATTCAAGTATGCCCAAAGAATCCAACCAATTTTAATGTGGATAACGTCCGTGTTGCCAAGTTTCTTGCAGGAGGATTGCACAACTCTTGCATTGTCCGTGGCATGGTCTTGGAAAGCGATGCTGTTGGGAGCATAAAGCGAATGGTAAAAGCAAAG GTTGCTGTATTTGCTGGGGGCGTTGACACTACTGCAACAGAAACAAAAGGAACTGTCTTGATCCATAGTGCCGAGCAG ATTTCTTCGCCGGGATTGAAGATTCAAACAGTGACGCTTAACGTCGATTGA